Part of the Desulfolutivibrio sulfoxidireducens genome is shown below.
AGGCGCGTCCCAGGAGGTGGATTCCTGGAAGCCGCGGCAGTGGGGTTCGCGGACGACGAAATACTGTTCGACGACCTGGCCATTGTCGTCAAGGCGTGTGGCCCGGCCGAGGGGATAGGTGCGGCAGGCGCCTGGGCGGTTTTCGTAGACCAGGCAGCCTTTTTCCGACACGAAGGGACAGGGTTTTCGGGGTTTGTTGGGGAGCATTTCCAGGGCCAGCATGGGGAAGCCGGTATCGGGGGTCAGGGTGAGGTTGGCGTAGAGTCTGGCGAACTCGCCCGCGCCAAGGCGCAGGCTACGGCGCAGGCGCAGGGTGTCGTAGGGGGTGAGCATAAGATTCAAGTCCCCGCAGCAGGCGTTGAAGCAGGGCACCGAGGGATGGCAAGCGAAGCGGAAGGACTCGCCGGGACCCAGTTCAGGGAGGGAATCGAGAAAGGCCTGTGTGGCGTCGGTGGCCTGTTGGGTCTTCGCGTCGGTGTGGTCCATGGTTCGTCTCCGCAGGCCTGATTACGCTGTCTCGGCGCGGGAGGCAACCGCGCGGGGCGTGACGGGCGCCGAAGGTTTTGTCCATGGCCAAAAGGCGGTTCGGAGGCCGGGAGGCGCGGTGTTGGCGGGCTTGACAGGTACGGGAAAAAGAGTGAACTTTCGCGCTCATGGATAGTCGCGTCCGGGAGCAACGGTCGTGCATTCCAAGATGAAGCGGAGCACCCATGGGTGAAATGTTCGTTTTGCGCTTATCCAACCATCTGGCCGAATTGGACAGGTTGGCCGAAGGGATCGAATCTTTCGGGGAACGACACGGTTTTCCTCGCAAGGTGATCTACCAGGTGCGTCTGGTCTTGGATGAACTGTTGACCAACGTGATTTCCTACGGTTTTTCCGATGGCAGGAAACATGAGATCGAGGTCGAGATGCGTCTGGCGGATTCGCGGTTGCATCTGCGTATCGAGGACGACGCCAAGGCTTTTGACCCGCTTCAGGCCGAACCCCCTGATTTGCGGTCTCCGGCCGAGGACCGGGCCATAGGGGGACTGGGCATCCATCTGGTTCGCAAGTTCATGGATTCCGTGCGCTATGAGCGGCGCAATGGAAAGAATCGGCTTTTTCTCGAAAAAACCATTTCTTGACCGCAAAAGGGGCTCAAACATGGAATTGGTGGAAAAAACGAACGGCGATGTCGTGATTCTGGTCTTAAACGGCCGCCTGGACAGCAATACCTCCAAGATATTGGAGGACAAGGTCATGGACATCCTGGGACAGGGACGCAAGAAACTGCTTATGGATTTCCAGGATGTGGACTACATCAACAGCACCGGTCTTCGGGTTCTGCTTTTGGCCTTGC
Proteins encoded:
- a CDS encoding YkgJ family cysteine cluster protein — protein: MDHTDAKTQQATDATQAFLDSLPELGPGESFRFACHPSVPCFNACCGDLNLMLTPYDTLRLRRSLRLGAGEFARLYANLTLTPDTGFPMLALEMLPNKPRKPCPFVSEKGCLVYENRPGACRTYPLGRATRLDDNGQVVEQYFVVREPHCRGFQESTSWDAPSWLKDQGLTDYYHFNDRYMRLMALARTHGIRLAQKQANMVFLAQYTPDAFQDFIVRMNLFEHLLMDPSLPERILADEVACLEFGLDWLELLFFGSSPTLARKT
- a CDS encoding ATP-binding protein encodes the protein MGEMFVLRLSNHLAELDRLAEGIESFGERHGFPRKVIYQVRLVLDELLTNVISYGFSDGRKHEIEVEMRLADSRLHLRIEDDAKAFDPLQAEPPDLRSPAEDRAIGGLGIHLVRKFMDSVRYERRNGKNRLFLEKTIS
- a CDS encoding STAS domain-containing protein; translation: MELVEKTNGDVVILVLNGRLDSNTSKILEDKVMDILGQGRKKLLMDFQDVDYINSTGLRVLLLALQQLKKNQGKLVLCSIKDYMKEVFEISGYTEIFPIFVTQEEALKGFA